From Miscanthus floridulus cultivar M001 chromosome 15, ASM1932011v1, whole genome shotgun sequence, the proteins below share one genomic window:
- the LOC136508617 gene encoding protein NUCLEOLAR FACTOR 1-like isoform X1, with amino-acid sequence MGKRKPMPSAAARGSKNQPKRPKSTKQGAELPEENPQLSEHDDAEILDTESGAAGTVQLDKKANGSFQGTAQSDEDDMEDEYDAPSGDAPGDTINNGNDCFDETETSCSFHRHVSHIMTNEEVKALMKKNYKFKWEMPAVDIPRSKWVGTGENVQEACDDHLRDVKGKLRDHWQRTLSDHLNSRMSFFSLCNSYRDIMHCNKKPFYLKSNGPDSSTMDAYLMHALNHVHRTRDVVIRNDAKLRNDTDRDISDDKTYLDQGFTRPKVLFLLPLKSFARRIVKRLIQLSPLPQKDSAMGQFKKEFGESDDEGIPEHSTKPADFDLLFAGDIDDHFLFGVKLTKKSIKLYSNFYSSDIIVASPLALKRKIDGGEHGKEKDFDFLSSIEIVVVDHADVISMQNWEHLEAVFEQLNQLPTNEHGTNVMRIRPWYLDQHAQYYRQTILLSSYLTPEINALFNGLCLNYEGKIKMVTEYAGVLPKIQLEVRQVYERFDASSIAEADDARFDYFCNKVYPKIQDLDEGGLLLFVSSYFEYIRISNFIKSKEASFCRIGEATSQQDISRSRLWFFEGKKKILLYSERSHFYHRYKIRGTKHLLIYSLPGRNEFYPELVNMLDESENRKCNVLFSRLDLLKLERIVGTSSTRRLISSDKGMFVFC; translated from the exons ATGGGGAAGCGCAAGCCCATGCCTTCCGCCGCCGCTCGAG GATCGAAGAACCAGCCAAAGAGGCCGAAGTCCACGAAGCAGGGAGCTGAGTTACCGGAGGAGAATCCCCAGCTGTCGGAGCACGATGACG CAGAAATTTTAGATACGGAATCCGGAGCTGCGGGGACTGTTCAACTTGACAAAAAAGCCAATGGGAGCTTTCAAGGCACAGCACAGAGTGATGAAGATGACATGGAAGATGAATATGACGCTCCTAGCGGTGATGCGCCAGGTGATACGATAAACAATGGCAATGATTGTTTTGATGAAACAGAGACTTCATG TTCATTTCATCGTCATGTAAGCCACATCATGACAAATGAAGAAGTCAAGGCGTTGATGAAGAAAAACTATAAATTTAAATGGGAAATGCCTGCTGTGGACATTCCAAGGTCCAAATGGGTTGGAACAGGTGAAAATGTGCAG GAAGCTTGTGATGATCATCTTCGTGATGTCAAAGGAAAGTTGAGAGACCATTGGCAACGTACGCTGTCTGATCATTTAAATTCTCGAATGAGCTTCTTCTCTCTTT GTAACAGTTATCGTGACATAATGCATTGCAATAAGAAGCCATTTTATCTGAAAAGTAATGGTCCTGATTCCAGTACCATGGACGCTTATCTTATGCATGCT TTGAATCATGTTCATAGGACGCGAGATGTTGTAATTAGAAATGACGCGAAGCTTAGGAATGACACTGACAGAGATATTTCGGATGATAAGACATACCTTGATCAGGGTTTTACGCGACCAAAG GTTCTTTTCTTGTTACCTCTCAAAAGTTTTGCACGACGCATTGTGAAGAGATTGATCCAGCTTTCTCCATTGCCACAAAAG GATAGTGCCATGGGACAATTTAAAAAGGAGTTTGGTGAATCAGATGACGAGGGGATACCTGAACATAGCACAAAACCTGCAGACTTTGACCTTCTTTTTGCTGGAGATATTGATGATCACTTTCTTTTTGGCGTAAAATTAACGAA GAAGTCTATTAAGCTGTATAGTAACTTCTATTCTTCTGATATAATAGTTGCATCTCCTTTAGCACTGAAACGT AAAATTGATGGAGGAGAACATGGCAAGGAGAAGGATTTTGATTTCCTATCTTCAATTGAA ATAGTGGTGGTTGATCATGCAGATGTGATATCTATGCAG AACTGGGAGCATCTGGAGGCTGTGTTTGAACAACTTAATCAGTTGCCAACAAACGAACATGGAACCAATGTGATGCGAATTAGACCATG GTACTTGGATCAGCATGCACAGTACTATCGGCAGACAATACTGTTGAGCTCATACCTTACACCAG AGATTAATGCTTTATTTAATGGATTATGCTTAAATTATGAAGGAAAG ATTAAAATGGTGACCGAGTATGCAGGTGTTCTTCCCAAAATACAACTTGAAGTGCGGCAG GTGTATGAACGATTTGATGCATCTTCTATTGCTGAAGCTGATGATGCACGCTTTGATTATTTCTGCAACAAG GTATATCCAAAGATCCAGGACTTGGATGAG GGTGGATTGCTGCTATTCGTTAGTTCGTACTTTGAATATATTCGAATAAGCAATTTCATAAAATCTAAGGAAGCGTCATTTTGTCGAATTGGAGA GGCTACATCACAACAGGATATATCTCGTTCAAGACTCTGGTTTTTTGAGGGCAAGAAAAAGATCTTGCTTTATAGTGAAAGATCTCACTTCTACCACCGATACAAG ATCAGAGGAACAAAGCATTTACTAATTTATTCATTGCCAGGGAGAAATGAATTTTATCCGGAG CTTGTTAATATGCTAGATGAATCAGAGAACCGGAAGTGCAATGTCCTTTTTTCTCGTCTTGACCTTCTTAAG TTAGAGCGGATTGTTGGGACATCTTCCACACGAAGGTTGATTTCCTCGGACAAGGGCATGTTTGTCTTCTGCTGA
- the LOC136508617 gene encoding protein NUCLEOLAR FACTOR 1-like isoform X3: MTNEEVKALMKKNYKFKWEMPAVDIPRSKWVGTGENVQEACDDHLRDVKGKLRDHWQRTLSDHLNSRMSFFSLCNSYRDIMHCNKKPFYLKSNGPDSSTMDAYLMHALNHVHRTRDVVIRNDAKLRNDTDRDISDDKTYLDQGFTRPKVLFLLPLKSFARRIVKRLIQLSPLPQKDSAMGQFKKEFGESDDEGIPEHSTKPADFDLLFAGDIDDHFLFGVKLTKKSIKLYSNFYSSDIIVASPLALKRKIDGGEHGKEKDFDFLSSIEIVVVDHADVISMQNWEHLEAVFEQLNQLPTNEHGTNVMRIRPWYLDQHAQYYRQTILLSSYLTPEINALFNGLCLNYEGKIKMVTEYAGVLPKIQLEVRQVYERFDASSIAEADDARFDYFCNKVYPKIQDLDEGGLLLFVSSYFEYIRISNFIKSKEASFCRIGEATSQQDISRSRLWFFEGKKKILLYSERSHFYHRYKIRGTKHLLIYSLPGRNEFYPELVNMLDESENRKCNVLFSRLDLLKLERIVGTSSTRRLISSDKGMFVFC, from the exons ATGACAAATGAAGAAGTCAAGGCGTTGATGAAGAAAAACTATAAATTTAAATGGGAAATGCCTGCTGTGGACATTCCAAGGTCCAAATGGGTTGGAACAGGTGAAAATGTGCAG GAAGCTTGTGATGATCATCTTCGTGATGTCAAAGGAAAGTTGAGAGACCATTGGCAACGTACGCTGTCTGATCATTTAAATTCTCGAATGAGCTTCTTCTCTCTTT GTAACAGTTATCGTGACATAATGCATTGCAATAAGAAGCCATTTTATCTGAAAAGTAATGGTCCTGATTCCAGTACCATGGACGCTTATCTTATGCATGCT TTGAATCATGTTCATAGGACGCGAGATGTTGTAATTAGAAATGACGCGAAGCTTAGGAATGACACTGACAGAGATATTTCGGATGATAAGACATACCTTGATCAGGGTTTTACGCGACCAAAG GTTCTTTTCTTGTTACCTCTCAAAAGTTTTGCACGACGCATTGTGAAGAGATTGATCCAGCTTTCTCCATTGCCACAAAAG GATAGTGCCATGGGACAATTTAAAAAGGAGTTTGGTGAATCAGATGACGAGGGGATACCTGAACATAGCACAAAACCTGCAGACTTTGACCTTCTTTTTGCTGGAGATATTGATGATCACTTTCTTTTTGGCGTAAAATTAACGAA GAAGTCTATTAAGCTGTATAGTAACTTCTATTCTTCTGATATAATAGTTGCATCTCCTTTAGCACTGAAACGT AAAATTGATGGAGGAGAACATGGCAAGGAGAAGGATTTTGATTTCCTATCTTCAATTGAA ATAGTGGTGGTTGATCATGCAGATGTGATATCTATGCAG AACTGGGAGCATCTGGAGGCTGTGTTTGAACAACTTAATCAGTTGCCAACAAACGAACATGGAACCAATGTGATGCGAATTAGACCATG GTACTTGGATCAGCATGCACAGTACTATCGGCAGACAATACTGTTGAGCTCATACCTTACACCAG AGATTAATGCTTTATTTAATGGATTATGCTTAAATTATGAAGGAAAG ATTAAAATGGTGACCGAGTATGCAGGTGTTCTTCCCAAAATACAACTTGAAGTGCGGCAG GTGTATGAACGATTTGATGCATCTTCTATTGCTGAAGCTGATGATGCACGCTTTGATTATTTCTGCAACAAG GTATATCCAAAGATCCAGGACTTGGATGAG GGTGGATTGCTGCTATTCGTTAGTTCGTACTTTGAATATATTCGAATAAGCAATTTCATAAAATCTAAGGAAGCGTCATTTTGTCGAATTGGAGA GGCTACATCACAACAGGATATATCTCGTTCAAGACTCTGGTTTTTTGAGGGCAAGAAAAAGATCTTGCTTTATAGTGAAAGATCTCACTTCTACCACCGATACAAG ATCAGAGGAACAAAGCATTTACTAATTTATTCATTGCCAGGGAGAAATGAATTTTATCCGGAG CTTGTTAATATGCTAGATGAATCAGAGAACCGGAAGTGCAATGTCCTTTTTTCTCGTCTTGACCTTCTTAAG TTAGAGCGGATTGTTGGGACATCTTCCACACGAAGGTTGATTTCCTCGGACAAGGGCATGTTTGTCTTCTGCTGA
- the LOC136509339 gene encoding uncharacterized protein, translating into MQSGRLTEVVTFATKNTKRKRRSFPNESKDSLLVSEEASSGSGGSASTSLDVNSEDVATDDQISGAPRTAVLQACTLTSGLLLAGGLLLRQASHLASLNGWPIADPTDVSFNFETWHLELVAGLVIVISSSRYILLQTWSDFRDSSEAANRQILTSLEPLDYIVVACLPGMTEELLFRGAMMPMLGLNWISVLIIGTIFGVLHLGNGKKYSFAIWATFVGFAYGIGTIASSSIIVPMASHSINNIIGGLLWRITKNSQK; encoded by the exons ATGCAGTCTGGCCGACTTACT GAGGTCGTAACATTTGCGACAAAGAACAccaagaggaaaaggagaagttttccAAACGAGTCAAAGGATTCGCTGTTGGTAAGTGAGGAAGCTTCTTCGGGCAGTGGAGGAAGTGCCAGCACAAGCCTTGACGTCAATAGCGAGGATGTTGCTACTGACGATCAGATTTCAGGTGCCCCAAGGACTGCTGTTCTTCAGGCTTGCACTCTCACATCAGGCTTGCTGCTTGCTGGAGGGCTTCTGCTTCGCCAG GCATCACACCTAGCATCTTTAAATGGATGGCCAATTGCTGATCCTACAGATGTTTCAT TCAATTTTGAAACTTGGCATCTTGAGTTGGTTGCGGGACTTGTAATAGTAATCTCCTCTAGTAGATACATTTTGCTACAAACATGGTCAGATTTCAGAGATTCCAGTGAAGCTGCAAATAGACAA ATCCTTACATCTCTAGAGCCTCTGGACTACATTGTTGTTGCTTGTCTCCCTGGGATGACTGAG GAGTTGCTCTTTCGAGGGGCGATGATGCCTATGTTGGGACTGAACTGGATTAGTGTCCTTATAATTGGAACCAtttttggtgttcttcacttgGGCAATGGCAAGAAATATTCATTTGCAATCTG GGCAACATTTGTTGGCTTTGCCTATGGTATAGGAACCATAGCTTCCTCAAGCATTATAGTTCCAATGGCTTCTCACTCCATAAACAATATTATCGGAGGTTTACTTTGGCGCATTACCAAGAACTCACAAAAGTAA
- the LOC136508617 gene encoding protein NUCLEOLAR FACTOR 1-like isoform X2, protein MGKRKPMPSAAARGSKNQPKRPKSTKQGAELPEENPQLSEHDDEILDTESGAAGTVQLDKKANGSFQGTAQSDEDDMEDEYDAPSGDAPGDTINNGNDCFDETETSCSFHRHVSHIMTNEEVKALMKKNYKFKWEMPAVDIPRSKWVGTGENVQEACDDHLRDVKGKLRDHWQRTLSDHLNSRMSFFSLCNSYRDIMHCNKKPFYLKSNGPDSSTMDAYLMHALNHVHRTRDVVIRNDAKLRNDTDRDISDDKTYLDQGFTRPKVLFLLPLKSFARRIVKRLIQLSPLPQKDSAMGQFKKEFGESDDEGIPEHSTKPADFDLLFAGDIDDHFLFGVKLTKKSIKLYSNFYSSDIIVASPLALKRKIDGGEHGKEKDFDFLSSIEIVVVDHADVISMQNWEHLEAVFEQLNQLPTNEHGTNVMRIRPWYLDQHAQYYRQTILLSSYLTPEINALFNGLCLNYEGKIKMVTEYAGVLPKIQLEVRQVYERFDASSIAEADDARFDYFCNKVYPKIQDLDEGGLLLFVSSYFEYIRISNFIKSKEASFCRIGEATSQQDISRSRLWFFEGKKKILLYSERSHFYHRYKIRGTKHLLIYSLPGRNEFYPELVNMLDESENRKCNVLFSRLDLLKLERIVGTSSTRRLISSDKGMFVFC, encoded by the exons ATGGGGAAGCGCAAGCCCATGCCTTCCGCCGCCGCTCGAG GATCGAAGAACCAGCCAAAGAGGCCGAAGTCCACGAAGCAGGGAGCTGAGTTACCGGAGGAGAATCCCCAGCTGTCGGAGCACGATGACG AAATTTTAGATACGGAATCCGGAGCTGCGGGGACTGTTCAACTTGACAAAAAAGCCAATGGGAGCTTTCAAGGCACAGCACAGAGTGATGAAGATGACATGGAAGATGAATATGACGCTCCTAGCGGTGATGCGCCAGGTGATACGATAAACAATGGCAATGATTGTTTTGATGAAACAGAGACTTCATG TTCATTTCATCGTCATGTAAGCCACATCATGACAAATGAAGAAGTCAAGGCGTTGATGAAGAAAAACTATAAATTTAAATGGGAAATGCCTGCTGTGGACATTCCAAGGTCCAAATGGGTTGGAACAGGTGAAAATGTGCAG GAAGCTTGTGATGATCATCTTCGTGATGTCAAAGGAAAGTTGAGAGACCATTGGCAACGTACGCTGTCTGATCATTTAAATTCTCGAATGAGCTTCTTCTCTCTTT GTAACAGTTATCGTGACATAATGCATTGCAATAAGAAGCCATTTTATCTGAAAAGTAATGGTCCTGATTCCAGTACCATGGACGCTTATCTTATGCATGCT TTGAATCATGTTCATAGGACGCGAGATGTTGTAATTAGAAATGACGCGAAGCTTAGGAATGACACTGACAGAGATATTTCGGATGATAAGACATACCTTGATCAGGGTTTTACGCGACCAAAG GTTCTTTTCTTGTTACCTCTCAAAAGTTTTGCACGACGCATTGTGAAGAGATTGATCCAGCTTTCTCCATTGCCACAAAAG GATAGTGCCATGGGACAATTTAAAAAGGAGTTTGGTGAATCAGATGACGAGGGGATACCTGAACATAGCACAAAACCTGCAGACTTTGACCTTCTTTTTGCTGGAGATATTGATGATCACTTTCTTTTTGGCGTAAAATTAACGAA GAAGTCTATTAAGCTGTATAGTAACTTCTATTCTTCTGATATAATAGTTGCATCTCCTTTAGCACTGAAACGT AAAATTGATGGAGGAGAACATGGCAAGGAGAAGGATTTTGATTTCCTATCTTCAATTGAA ATAGTGGTGGTTGATCATGCAGATGTGATATCTATGCAG AACTGGGAGCATCTGGAGGCTGTGTTTGAACAACTTAATCAGTTGCCAACAAACGAACATGGAACCAATGTGATGCGAATTAGACCATG GTACTTGGATCAGCATGCACAGTACTATCGGCAGACAATACTGTTGAGCTCATACCTTACACCAG AGATTAATGCTTTATTTAATGGATTATGCTTAAATTATGAAGGAAAG ATTAAAATGGTGACCGAGTATGCAGGTGTTCTTCCCAAAATACAACTTGAAGTGCGGCAG GTGTATGAACGATTTGATGCATCTTCTATTGCTGAAGCTGATGATGCACGCTTTGATTATTTCTGCAACAAG GTATATCCAAAGATCCAGGACTTGGATGAG GGTGGATTGCTGCTATTCGTTAGTTCGTACTTTGAATATATTCGAATAAGCAATTTCATAAAATCTAAGGAAGCGTCATTTTGTCGAATTGGAGA GGCTACATCACAACAGGATATATCTCGTTCAAGACTCTGGTTTTTTGAGGGCAAGAAAAAGATCTTGCTTTATAGTGAAAGATCTCACTTCTACCACCGATACAAG ATCAGAGGAACAAAGCATTTACTAATTTATTCATTGCCAGGGAGAAATGAATTTTATCCGGAG CTTGTTAATATGCTAGATGAATCAGAGAACCGGAAGTGCAATGTCCTTTTTTCTCGTCTTGACCTTCTTAAG TTAGAGCGGATTGTTGGGACATCTTCCACACGAAGGTTGATTTCCTCGGACAAGGGCATGTTTGTCTTCTGCTGA